The following proteins are co-located in the Procambarus clarkii isolate CNS0578487 chromosome 16, FALCON_Pclarkii_2.0, whole genome shotgun sequence genome:
- the LOC138365237 gene encoding uncharacterized protein, giving the protein MTSSVTPTVTPSVTPSVTSSVTPTVTPSVTSSVTPTVTLSVTSSVTSTVTPPVMSTVTPTVTSSVTPTVTPSVTPTVTSSVTPTVTSSVTPTVTPSVTPSVTSSVTPTVTPSVTSTVTSSVTSTVTFTVTSTVTPSVTSTVTSTVTSTMTSTVTSSVTSTVTSSVTSTVTSTVTSTVASTVTSTVTSTVASTVTSTVTSTVASTVTSSVTSSVTSIVTSTVASTVTSTVTSTVASTVTSTVTSTVTSTVASTMTSTVTSTVASTVTSTVTSTVASTVTSTVTSTVTSTVASTVTSSVTSSVTSTVTSTVASTVTSTVTSTVASTVTSTVTSTVTSTVASTMTSTVTSTVTSTVTSTVASTVASTVASTVTSTVTSTVTSTVASTVTSTVTSTVTSTVASTVTSTVTSTVTSTVASTMTSTVTSTVTSTVTSTVASTVASTVASTVTSTVTSTVTSTVTSTVTTSVPHISLWVSSVVWSFLYCIEHCLFVHVHHFPHLITPVMFTLFYSVLSPES; this is encoded by the coding sequence ATGACGTCCTCTGTGACGCCCACTGTGACGCCCTCTGTGACGCCCTCTGTGACGTCCTCTGTGACGCCCACTGTGACGCCCTCTGTGACGTCCTCTGTGACGCCCACTGTGACGCTCTCTGTGACGTCCTCTGTGACGTCCACTGTGACGCCCCCTGTGATGTCCACTGTGACGCCCACTGTGACGTCCTCTGTGACGCCCACTGTGACGCCCTCTGTGACGCCCACTGTGACGTCCTCTGTGACGCCCACTGTGACGTCCTCTGTGACGCCCACTGTGACGCCCTCTGTGACGCCCTCTGTGACGTCCTCTGTGACGCCCACTGTGACGCCCTCTGTGACGTCCACTGTGACGTCCTCTGTGACGTCCACTGTGACGTTCACTGTGACGTCCACTGTGACGCCCTCTGTGACGTCCACTGTGACGTCCACTGTGACGTCCACTATGACGTCCACTGTGACGTCCTCTGTGACGTCCACTGTGACGTCCTCTGTGACGTCCACTGTGACGTCCACTGTGACGTCCACTGTGGCGTCCACTGTGACGTCCACTGTGACGTCCACTGTGGCGTCTACTGTGACGTCCACTGTGACGTCCACTGTGGCGTCCACTGTGACGTCCTCTGTGACGTCCTCTGTGACGTCCATTGTGACGTCCACTGTGGCGTCCACTGTGACGTCCACTGTGACGTCCACTGTGGCGTCCACTGTGACGTCCACTGTGACGTCCACTGTGACGTCCACTGTGGCGTCCACTATGACGTCCACTGTGACGTCCACTGTGGCGTCCACTGTGACGTCCACTGTGACGTCCACTGTGGCGTCCACTGTGACGTCCACTGTGACGTCCACTGTGACGTCCACTGTGGCGTCCACTGTGACGTCCTCTGTGACGTCCTCTGTGACGTCCACTGTGACGTCCACTGTGGCGTCCACTGTGACGTCCACTGTGACGTCCACTGTGGCGTCCACTGTGACGTCCACTGTGACGTCCACTGTGACGTCCACTGTGGCGTCCACTATGACGTCCACTGTGACGTCCACTGTGACGTCCACTGTGACGTCCACTGTGGCGTCCACTGTGGCGTCCACTGTGGCGTCCACTGTGACGTCCACTGTGACGTCCACTGTGACGTCCACTGTGGCGTCCACTGTGACGTCCACTGTGACGTCCACTGTGACGTCCACTGTGGCGTCCACTGTGACGTCCACTGTGACGTCCACTGTGACGTCCACTGTGGCGTCCACTATGACGTCCACTGTGACGTCCACTGTGACGTCCACTGTGACGTCCACTGTGGCGTCCACTGTGGCGTCCACTGTGGCGTCCACTGTGACGTCCACTGTGACGTCCACTGTGACGTCCACTGTGACGTCCACTGTGACCACCTCTGTGCCACACATTTCTCTCTGGGTTTCCAGTGTTGTCTGGTCGTTCCTCTACTGTATTGAACATTGTTTGTTTGTTCACGTTCATCATTTCCCTCACCTTATAACACCGGTCATGTTCACTCTGTTCTACAGTGTCCTGAGCCCTGAGTCCTGA